GGATTGTTCCTCTTCTGGTTGCCACCCTACTGTTCTGAGATGAATCGGATCGAGGAGCAGTGGCATCAACTCAAAACCCATGAAATTGCTGGGCGGATGTTTGAGCATGAAGTTGATTTAGCCGATGCGATCATCGAGGGAATGCAAGCTCGTAGTAGTAGGGGCAATTACTCCCTGGAACGTTTTATATTTAATTCCTCCTGACTACTTACACCAAACCGAGAATTTTACCAGAGGCATGAGGAGAGTAAACCGCCGCTTGGAGGTAAAGTCTGCAGCCCTCCAGGCGGCAAAATTCAGTATTTGGGCCACTAGTTTGCCTCCTGGTCGCTGGGGTTGAGAAGGGGTTGGACCAATTCCAAGATGCGACTGAATTGAAAGTTATTGGACAGTTCTGTTAAGCCCCTGATGAGTTCTGTCTGCGGGGATGGAATCTGCTGAATGAGTTTCAGAATCACAGTGTCATTCCCCTGAGCAGCAGCCAAGTTGAGCTGCTCCAGCCACACGGGTGGCATCAATTTTAACGACGTGGTCAGAAGGCTATCAGGACCCAGGGGGGTCAGCTTCCTATCTTCCTGCTCCTCTTCATAAAGATATTGCACCCCCAGATAATCCTCTATTTTCATCAGGATTTCCTCTGCCTGGAAAGGCTTGCGGACAAAGTCATCACAACCACTAGCCAGAATCGCCTGTCGCTGTTCTTCAAAGGCGCTAGCAGTCAGGGCAATCACGATCGTCGATCGCCCTTCCGAGAGAGCCTTGATCTGTTGGGTAGCCTGATAGCCATCCATGACGGGCATACGCATGTCCATCCAGATCAAATGAGGCCGCCAGCTTTTCCAGAGGGTGAGAGCTTCCTGTCCATTTTCAGCCTCCTGAACTTCAAACCCGACTTCCCGTAATAGACTCATCAACAGCAGACGATTAGTGGGACTGTCTTCTACCACCAAAATGCGGCAGGTGGGTTGGCCAGGAACTAATCCAATCACCCGCTCTCGGCGAGGGGAGCGTGACCCAATCTGATTGCTCTTCAGCGGCTTAACGGCGATCGTGAAACTAAAACGGGTTCCCTGACCCAGCATGCTGCTGACCTGAATATCTCCTCCCATCATGCGGACAAATTTGCGGCTGATCGCCAATCCCAAACCAGTACCTTCACCTGAACGAATCCCCGACTCAGTTTGCCCAAATGTCTGAAACAGGCGATCAAACTCTTCCTGGGAAATTCCACAGCCAGTGTCTTCTACTTCAATCTGGAGGGTCATGGGTTCTCTGTCACCGGTCACTGCAACGGGATTGATTGCCGCAGGCTTGACCCATGAGACTCGCAATGTTACCTTGCCTTCATCTGTAAACTTAATCGCATTGCCCAGCAGATTAATCAGAACCTGGCGTAGTTTTCCTTCATCGCCATGGATGTAACGGGGTACCTCTGGATCGGACTCGAAGACTATTCTCAGTCCTTTAGCCTGAGCCTTAAGCTGCATCATTGATTCCAGACTTTTGAGAACGCCTTGTAAGTCAAAATCCGTTTCCTGCAGGACAATTCGACCTGCCTCAATCTTCGACATCTCCAGAATATTGTTGATCAGCGAGAGCAGGTGTTCCCCACTGCGGCCAATGATATCCAGATAGGCTTGATGCTCAGGTTTCACAGATTTAGCCCGATGGAGAAGTTGGGTAAAACCCAGGATGGCATTCAGTGGGGTGCGCAGCTCGTGGCTCATATTGGCCAAAAATTCACTCTTAGCCCGATTGGCCTGATCTGCGGCTTCCTTGGCAATCTGGAGTTCGGCTGCCTGCCGTTGGGTTTGGACCAGCAATTCCGTCTGTTGTATAGCCACCCCCAATTGATTGGCAATCTGGCTGACCATACGGATTTCCGTTTCTTGCCAGAGGTAGGGACCGGAGTTGTAGTAAGCAGCCAGCAGCCCCCAGAGTTGATCACCGCAACAAACTGGTACCGTCAGATAAGCTCGGGCCTGAAACTTTTCCAGCAAGTTAATATAACAGTCACCATAGCCAGCTTGGTAAATATCCGACACTGCAATATGGCTGCGTTGCCGACTATATCCCCCTCCCTGAGTTTCCTTCAGATAGGTGTCCTCCACAATACTGGTGGGACTTTGCCAGGTTTTGACAATGCACCGATCGTGCTGCACCGTGTCTTTAATTGGCTCGGCTACCTCAGGTTGGACATTAAAGTTCTGAATCAGGGAAACCCAACCAGCAGCCACCGATTCCGCCGCAAACTCACCACTCCAGTCTGGCTCAAATTTGTAAATCACCACCCGATCACAATTCAGAAAATAGCGCAATTCCTGCGTAGTTGCCGTAAAAATATCTTCCAGACTGAGGGTCTGGCGCATTTGCTGGATCACCCTGGAAATGGTTCTCTCCCGCTCGGCCATCTGTTGCAGCGTCACTTCCGATCGCTTACTTTCAGTAATGTCGCTGCAGGTACAAACCACCCGCTCAACTCTACCGTCTGGAAGGAATTGGGGGTCAGCATTAAGCTGTAACCACAGTTTGCTCTGGTCTTGGGGACGCCGCACTCCGATCACAACGTTCCGAATCGGCAGCCGCTGGACAATTGCTTGCTGTACCGGCAATTCCTCTACTGGAAAAGGAGTCCCATCCTCCTGCAGAAGAGACCAACCCTGGCCAAAGACTTGCCCGGTTAAAGGATCTGTCGATAGATTTAGAAGATGGTAAGCAGCCTGATTCGCGACCATCACTTCAGAGTTCGCATTTAGCAACAGCACACCCACCTGCATATCCCGAATCAGCAGATGAAACCATTCCTCACTGGCTTCCAGAATCTGTTGTTGCAGCCGAGCCTGCTTTCCCGCATCGGTTCGCCGCCGGGCCAGACTGAGGGTAACGGTGGTAGACAGGATCGCAATTATCACGGAGAGGACGACTAATCCATTGTGATCAGTACCTGTAAAAGCTTGTTCCATAACAATATTTGGTTTGATTAAGCTGCGGTGTGCGCCTAAAAACTATGACGCTGTAAGGGTTACACCATATTTCTTGCCCGATTAAAGTGCCCTCCAGTAATTTGGGCTAACCTCTCTTCACCCCCACGGTGTTCCTCAATTTAGCGCCGAGCTACTTTAGGATCACGAATTAAATAAGATGAACAATTGGGGTGCAGGGGCGTTGCCCCTGCTTGGGGGCGAAGCCCCCAAACCCCTACTTTATTTAGTTTTCGATCCTTAGGCAGTTCTTTCAAGCCATTTTTCTGACTTGGGGAAATTTTTAATGATTGTGCTCATTCCACTGGATGCTGGAGTTAACTATTCTGGCTAAAAATGTCATGAGAAACCCATCTCAAGAGAGCATTGGTATAAATCACACCTAAATTATTCTAATCAATACTAAATACCTAATTTTTATCCCTCAAATGCAAAAACTGTTAAATTTTAACAGCCCATATCTTTGCGGCGATCCTCACTTTAATTAAGTGCGCCGCATTACGCAGTCTTCCGGGTAAATCAGTGATCTATTCTGTGGTCGCCAACCCCTCAGGCTAGGATAGAAGCGTTCAACTGTTGCGAGTTGCCCCCTTGAACGAATCACAAACCTGGCGTTGGAAAACCTGGAACAACCTCCCTTATCTGACTTGCAGCCTGCTAGATCCCTGGCCCCATGGCTTCTTCACGCAGCAATTTCGACCTCGATCGCCCCAAGAGCTCACTTCCATCCTGCATGACACCACCGAAGTCTACCGAATGAAACAGGTCCACGGTAATACGGTTCTCTCGGCAACGGAAGTTGGAGCAGCCGTGACCGAATTCACCGCAGAATTGGAATTGCCCCAGGCTGATGGTCTGATGACAGAACAATCAGCCCAAGCCGTCTGGGTTTGCACAGCAGATTGCAGCCCGGTGCTGATTGCTGATCCTGGTACCGGCCAAGTGGCTGCGATCCATGCCGGATGGCGAGGTACAGCCACCAGAATTGTTCCCACGGCGATCGCCCGCTTACAGGAGCAGGGCAGCCAATTATCTGACTTAAAGGTGGCGATCGGACCTGCAATCGCAGGAGAGGTGTATCAGGTGGCCGAGGCCGTTGCCGTTGAAGTCGGAGAGACCATCGCTCCCAAGGATGTTCTATCAGATGCTGGTGCACTTCTGGAAGCCCTGCAGAATCTGCCTCAACCGCCTATTCTTCCCGATCCTGAGCCAGGTCGGGTGCGGTTGGATGTGCGCCGGGTGATTACCCTGCAACTGCTCCAATTGGGGATCGGGCCAGAGCAGGTCGAGATCGCGCCCCACTGTACCTATCAGCAACCAGAGTACTTCTTCTCCTACCGTCGTACTGGGGAAAAACAGGTGCAGTGGTCGGGGATCGTCAGCCAATAGCGGCATTGCAGGCGAGGCGGTATTGCAGTCAACCCCTGTACCGGTTTATTTTCTATCCCGATATCGTTGCAGGAGCCCCGGCAGGTAGTCATAGCCATCGACCCCGATCGCCGCAATGATTTGAGGTCGGCCTCTTTCCAGGCTGGCCTGAAACGATTCTGCCCCCAATTGCCCCTGTAGGATGGCCAGCAGTCCAGCTGGTTGTCGCCAGTTATCGGCCCCAATCTGCTCTAATTGGTACATAGCCAGACTGGCCTGGACAATCGCAGCCTCTACCTGGCCCAGGTGGTAATAGGCTTCCCCCAGGTAGGACAGACTGAGACCGTACAGATACAGATCACCTGAGAATTGGGCCGATCGAATTGCCTGCTCCAGTTCCGGTATCGCAGCCCCATAGTCTTGCACAACCACATGGGCAATTCCCAGGCTGCTGCAACAGAGAGCCCGACTCTGGCCATCTCCCACTTTCTCAGACAGATTTAATCCCTGCTGTAGGTAAGTGATGGCGGCTTCATAAATCTCTGGTTCCGGCACTCCTGCCTGCTGGGCCTGGAACACTTCGCTGTACCCCAGATTAGCCAGGGCGTTTGCTTCTCCGGGCCGATCACCCGCCTGCCGACTCATCACCAGAGCCCGCTGGCTGTACTGGATCGCTTCAGCATACTGTTTTTGGGCCATACTGGTGCGGCTAAGGTGATTGAGACAGGCAATCTCGCAGATCCGATCCCCGGCTTCCCGGGCAATATCCAGAGCCTGTTGATGGAAGGTATGGGCTCGATCGTACTGCCCCTGCACCCGACAGGAATAGCCCAGCAGCACCAGGATACGGGCCTTCTCTTGTGTGCCAGGGGTACGTCTCAGCGGTTCATCCAGGTAGTCCAGTGTATTCCGCAGGTAGCTCCCAGCAAAGGAGGCAAAGATTCCCCCATACAGCGGGAAATAATCCCGTTGAGCAAAGGTCCGCAGAAGCTGGAGGGTAATCTGAAAGGCGCTGTTGGCAAAGCGCTGATGCATGGGTAGATGACTAACCTGATTAAACCCATTGGCCAATTGGGACCAGATAGCGGCAAAAGTCAGATAAACAGAGATGGAGAGCTTTGCCCCTGCCGTATTGTCATAGACCAGTTGATCGAATCGGTTGACCAGTCCCCGTTGCAAGCACTGCAGGACCAGAGCCAGTTCTACCCAGGTGCTGAAGTCCAGGGACTGTTGAGCTGTCCAGTCGCTAATGGGCTTTTCCAGGGCGATTCCCTGAAAAAAACTTTCCAGGTGAGGCCGGTTGGACTGTTTGGCCCAGAGTGCCCAGGGACCTCGCTGCCCTGGTGTGCCGCCAAACCCTAACTGTTCTCGACTTTGGTCATAGATCCAGCTGACCAGATACTGACTCAGGCGCTCCCAGGAGGCTAGCCCTTGCTGAATCCCTTCCCCGAGTTCCTGCAGAAGCTTGTCTGAAGTCTGGGCTTGTTGCATCAGGGCCTTGGCCAAGGGGTTCCAATCTTGCAAGCCGAGCGCCTGAGGTTGATTGGGGTCCAGGGCCTGGAAGAGGAGGTGCAGGCGATCGTCGGCAGCAGCCTGACTTATCTCATGGACGATCCCAGTTAAGGCTGCGGTAGCCTGATTTTGCTCCTGACGGCGCTGCCACTCGCCCTGAACCGTTTGTAAGGCCCGCAAGATTCGATTGGCT
The genomic region above belongs to Leptolyngbya sp. 'hensonii' and contains:
- a CDS encoding transposase, whose product is GLFLFWLPPYCSEMNRIEEQWHQLKTHEIAGRMFEHEVDLADAIIEGMQARSSRGNYSLERFIFNSS
- a CDS encoding ATP-binding protein codes for the protein MEQAFTGTDHNGLVVLSVIIAILSTTVTLSLARRRTDAGKQARLQQQILEASEEWFHLLIRDMQVGVLLLNANSEVMVANQAAYHLLNLSTDPLTGQVFGQGWSLLQEDGTPFPVEELPVQQAIVQRLPIRNVVIGVRRPQDQSKLWLQLNADPQFLPDGRVERVVCTCSDITESKRSEVTLQQMAERERTISRVIQQMRQTLSLEDIFTATTQELRYFLNCDRVVIYKFEPDWSGEFAAESVAAGWVSLIQNFNVQPEVAEPIKDTVQHDRCIVKTWQSPTSIVEDTYLKETQGGGYSRQRSHIAVSDIYQAGYGDCYINLLEKFQARAYLTVPVCCGDQLWGLLAAYYNSGPYLWQETEIRMVSQIANQLGVAIQQTELLVQTQRQAAELQIAKEAADQANRAKSEFLANMSHELRTPLNAILGFTQLLHRAKSVKPEHQAYLDIIGRSGEHLLSLINNILEMSKIEAGRIVLQETDFDLQGVLKSLESMMQLKAQAKGLRIVFESDPEVPRYIHGDEGKLRQVLINLLGNAIKFTDEGKVTLRVSWVKPAAINPVAVTGDREPMTLQIEVEDTGCGISQEEFDRLFQTFGQTESGIRSGEGTGLGLAISRKFVRMMGGDIQVSSMLGQGTRFSFTIAVKPLKSNQIGSRSPRRERVIGLVPGQPTCRILVVEDSPTNRLLLMSLLREVGFEVQEAENGQEALTLWKSWRPHLIWMDMRMPVMDGYQATQQIKALSEGRSTIVIALTASAFEEQRQAILASGCDDFVRKPFQAEEILMKIEDYLGVQYLYEEEQEDRKLTPLGPDSLLTTSLKLMPPVWLEQLNLAAAQGNDTVILKLIQQIPSPQTELIRGLTELSNNFQFSRILELVQPLLNPSDQEAN
- the pgeF gene encoding peptidoglycan editing factor PgeF, encoding MNESQTWRWKTWNNLPYLTCSLLDPWPHGFFTQQFRPRSPQELTSILHDTTEVYRMKQVHGNTVLSATEVGAAVTEFTAELELPQADGLMTEQSAQAVWVCTADCSPVLIADPGTGQVAAIHAGWRGTATRIVPTAIARLQEQGSQLSDLKVAIGPAIAGEVYQVAEAVAVEVGETIAPKDVLSDAGALLEALQNLPQPPILPDPEPGRVRLDVRRVITLQLLQLGIGPEQVEIAPHCTYQQPEYFFSYRRTGEKQVQWSGIVSQ
- a CDS encoding tetratricopeptide repeat protein, which encodes MPDRNPSLINSYNQLLDQIVEMTLKGKIRSKEQVYQMLAEGVEVGTGEVFERCLSDRLEATQQQRQAQTDELKIAKANRILRALQTVQGEWQRRQEQNQATAALTGIVHEISQAAADDRLHLLFQALDPNQPQALGLQDWNPLAKALMQQAQTSDKLLQELGEGIQQGLASWERLSQYLVSWIYDQSREQLGFGGTPGQRGPWALWAKQSNRPHLESFFQGIALEKPISDWTAQQSLDFSTWVELALVLQCLQRGLVNRFDQLVYDNTAGAKLSISVYLTFAAIWSQLANGFNQVSHLPMHQRFANSAFQITLQLLRTFAQRDYFPLYGGIFASFAGSYLRNTLDYLDEPLRRTPGTQEKARILVLLGYSCRVQGQYDRAHTFHQQALDIAREAGDRICEIACLNHLSRTSMAQKQYAEAIQYSQRALVMSRQAGDRPGEANALANLGYSEVFQAQQAGVPEPEIYEAAITYLQQGLNLSEKVGDGQSRALCCSSLGIAHVVVQDYGAAIPELEQAIRSAQFSGDLYLYGLSLSYLGEAYYHLGQVEAAIVQASLAMYQLEQIGADNWRQPAGLLAILQGQLGAESFQASLERGRPQIIAAIGVDGYDYLPGLLQRYRDRK